The Bicyclus anynana chromosome 12, ilBicAnyn1.1, whole genome shotgun sequence genomic interval ACCGATTACACGTCCGTAACTATGTGTGTATGTTCGCAAtttactcaaaaactactgatccgatttgaacgGCGTTTtcgttattcaaataaatatattttaattatttaaaaaaaaaaattgcgtttggaatggaaagctacattatcaacgagtaacatagccaatatttattatttataccggTATTCCGATAATAACAGGAACTCCACGgatgaaaccgtggggcgtcagctactcattaataaattaaattagttttagtttaatCAGACAATTAATGAGATTAACTAGAAAAATTGCGTAGCCTTACGAAGTCGTAATTTACATTGTGATTGTACTAAAATTACttatgtaaatttttaactGTAATTACTAATCATTACCTCTAATTACGTACGTTAATAGGTGAATACATTAGAAAATCATTATTTAGACATCATTTGTTATTAGCCTTCGAAATTATGTAGTTGGATTTGTGTAACAATATAACCACACGTATGGCACATGTGGTTTGCAGACGTTAGAGAcgatataatttatactaatataaagagCAAAGATTCATATTTTCGTATATGTTACAAATAAACTCAAagctactggaccaatttgaaaaaaatctttcaccaatagatagttGCACAGAGAATCACATATGCtaacacgggaacgggaactacgcagataAAACCGCGATTTCCTGTTAGTATTTTGTAGAGAAACTAGCTGTGCGTCGGGtataccagcggacgcccgtgacatcgtccgcgtagaattcagtttttcacaaatcccacgggaaccatggattttaccgggatgaaaactagcctatgtgttaatccagagtgaaatctttgaaaaatacactttcgcctttataatattagtatgaagtgTGATAACTTATAGTATAGCCTTGGGCTTTCTAACAGTTGAAAGAATATTGCGATTGTCCTGAGATTAGCATGTTCTgtaccaaacaaactcttaatatttttatttttttattttgtctgggtgggcttcggccgtggctagttaccaccgcaccgtactggcaaagacgtaccgccaagcgatttagcgtttagatacgatgtcgtgtagaaaccgaaaggagtctggattttcatactcACTCCTactcctacttctaacaagttagcccgcttccatcttagattgcatcatcacttacaggcgagattgtagtccagggctaacttgtagatgataaaaaaaaataaaaaataataataagtacttaTAGGTTATTTGCTACATCGTTggtcattaataaattaacacaaGATAATTTATCCTATcgtaaaaattgtacaaataacTAAATCCGTATTTCAATTTCGCAATTGCAGTTCTAGCATTTCTAGCACACGAAGTAggtataaaaactgtatctattaTGATTATTGctaaagatattatattttaatcgaCTTTCGATATGACTgatatagtacgagatccggcgtATGAAGTATACACCCTCATCTGTTagttaattgggataagaaataaatgacagaaaatATTCACAATCTCATTAAACATGGGTTGCATAGTTAAATTGCGGTCGGATagatagtattaaatgattatttttttttaatttctttaatctccttccctcattggttcattttaaaaaatcgtacactaatTACTTAATAGAAAATacccaaaataattaaaaaagtaaaggttgcctgctttcagaCTGCAAATGCGAATGTGATTTATATACATACACCAGTTAGTACATTTAGtagtctaatatgtcaaatgaaatcTTATTTTATCCGTAATTTAACTATATtgggttgcctttgatctagttcatgatttcctaaaattagtttaaaacaTGTGTCTAGCCGCAATTTAACTTGGCAACCTATTTCCAATTTGTCactgaacattatctatcatttatttcttgtaactaatgaataacagatgagggtatatatttctgatgccggatcttagatTAATAGCAATATCTCTTGATTATACAAAtaggcaatgatattttatactagagatgtggcactagcgcatcaaaactgaggcggacaaatgtggaaaattgacttcatttcatttagtcgcttattaaacaacgaacgatagataactaaacaaataatatctaaatatcgtATAGATACAAtgtagagttgtgtgttcaagaagtacaaaacactatatatacacaaatgtataatggaattaagacgaaaatgtgcatgtgtgcgctcagtggtgtagctaaattcggatcactttttgcgatgattttgtatggacgtaagcaatctatagtataaaattatcattgcaaaTGACTGTAAAAATCACATGTATGGTACACGCCTTATAACCCGCACCACATATTATCACTGACTACAGGTATGTTACAGATATGTTATcttattaacaataattatcatCTAAGTGTTTTCTATATAATTCTTTATCTTTAGAAAATGGTCAATGGCAGTAAATTTCACAATAACGGATCAAACTACTTGAGATACGTGCCAAAATCTCTACTTTCAACAAGATAGTCGTATCAAATTTCAGAGATAGAATCATACATGAAGGCGTACTTGATAGCCAAACAAATTGTTTATTGCACTTTACAAGATTTAATCCTAATATCAAAAGAATGTCGGCTTAGTTAGGTATaatcggatgcaatctttaaaTCAATCAATGGCGAAATAAGTTGCATAAAGTCGTTCGTCCCCGTCGTTCATTAAGTAAGAGGCGTGAGGGGTGATGCCCTGCCGCTGCGCCCATACGTaaccggtgatacctaaaaACTTGTATTGTACAGCTTAACGCACTATCTTCTGTGTATATCAATGTcctaaagattgcatccgattacactttatttaagtaggtaagtatatcgCAAATAGTTGAACAgatctggatgaaattttgcacataCATATGTCGTGCCTGGAATAGATTAGGCCATTTTTATCTCGATATTTCCACGAGAAAGGGGTCTACCCTGTTGTAAAAGCAAGGCTCAGATATTAGGTTAACACTTGTTAAAATTttggataattaattaattatagctATAGTTTGTTCTTACCTCTGCATCAGGCGCCGAAGCTCGCCGCCTCCCCCGCCACAAACGATCTTCACTTCCACTGATCGCCCCACAACTTCTAGAGTGGGACTTCTGAGCCGCCAGCTCAGCCCCGGCCGGGGACCTCCTCGCCTCACATCTGTCACCGCCCAAAGTTCCTCTCGAGTCGGCCGCGAGCAAAGCCGATTCAAAACTACCGCGCCACGAAAATCTTTCACAGTCACTCGCGACACTGCCCCTACTAGCCGTAGCCTCGAGAATGTCATGAGATCGACTACGGGCTAGCGCGCCCGGTTCCGACGCACTGTCGTCGTCTGTGCTGGGAGAAGCTCCAGCGGACACCTCATGCATCAGCGCCACCAGTCTCCCGCCAATGTGACGCATAACCTTCCCGAACAGAGGCGGGGAACCGTCTCCCGCCCGCCCTAACGTCGCCGCCAGTCTCTGATACGCTCCCGCCGCGTCTCGCTCCAGAGACCCAGCTTCACTGTTCCCGCGATCGAACTCGTCGATTATCTCCCTACAACTCTCCGATATTTGCTTCCTCAACGCCGACCTGTTGGCAGCGGTGCCTTCCAAGTCGGAGCCCGCGTAATCTGACGAGTCGTACGAGTCACTCCAAGTGTCTTCGCTCGATAAATATTCAACAATTTCGCGCACCTCCTCGTCTCGTATACCCGGAACTGTTTTCATTAGCCTCGTTAATTCACTTTCAAAATAAAGTAGTTGCGGTGGCTTCGGTGGTTTCGGGGGACTTTCTGCGTTGGGTGACGCTAATACTGTTGATGTTTTGACGTTTGCGGTGTTGACCATTTGTTTGAAAAACTGGCGCATTTTTGTCATCATTAAATTGGTTTCCTCGTCGGACGACCAGTTGTTAAAGCTATCTTTACGGGTCAAGGGACTGGGCGGGGGGCGGGAGGTCGGCGGCCTTTCGACTCGTTCGTCTACCTCAGGCCTCACCTCCTCAATTATTTCTTCTAATTCGGTTTTTGGCTCATGTGACCTGTTGAATTCGGAGCTCGAATCACCGCTCCGTAACAAATCATCGCAGCTACCTACGAATCCGCTATCTCTgctagtttgtttttttgattcaGAGAGCTCGGAGCCGAGAGGTGGGAATTCTACTCGCGGTGACGATCTCCCGTCCTCGCCCTCCGACACTGACCTCGCGTCGTCGCGGGTTTCGTCCGGGAACTCCACCGACTGCCGCCTTTCGTCAGCAGGTGAACCTCGCTGCTTCTTACTCTGTTTCTTCCTTTTCGTTTCACCTTGCATATCGAGCCTCTCTAGTGATTCGTGCCGATCTTCGGTTTCAGTGCTCGAGCCGTCTGAAATCTCTTGAGGATCCTGGGACGGCTCGTCCCCCGTCAAAAGATTGTCTAGAGAAGAAGAATGCGACCGCGGCGTGCCCCGGGCGCGAACCAGTCGCTTTCGCCTCTGTTCGGGACTTTGTTTACCTTCACTATCGCTGCCTACACTGCCTGACCCGTCGGATTCCCGTCTCTCCTGAGTGAAACCCATAAAGCCGGAcaagaaatatttttctaaccGCGACGACACTAATTCGTCACTATCACCACTCCGTTTCGGTTGTTCGGCATCAACAATGGACTCGCCACCCTCACTGCACACGCTCGATGTTTCCGACACCGGATCTTCGTCGTCTCGAACGTTCCTGCCGTCGGCTAAAccgtagaaaaagtatttttcCAGTTCGGTGGCCGATATCGGCCTCGTTTTCATAGTGGGTTCGGTTTCACTTTCCTCGCAACTCTCTTCCACTATGGTGTGTAACGTAAAATCTAAGGAACGTCTGCAGTACGCAAACTCGTCTCCGCGGGTGGGCAAGGTCGCCTCGTCCCCGGAGTCCGAGTCGGACGTCGAGGTGGCGTCGTCGTCATCGTGGCTGACGTCCTCGACCCACGAGTCGTCGTCTGCGAGCCCCTCCTCGAGGCACACGACCGCCGAGAGAGTGTCGGAATTGCTAACGACAGTCACTCCACCCGAAGGTTGCGACTCGTCGTCGGACAGCGATCGTTCGTTTGTTTCGTTTTGTCGTTCACTGGCGCCGGGTTCCGGCTCGCTCTGCGAGTTGGTGTGGTGCACCACGATGTCACGCATGAGCCGCGTCGTGTCCGACGTGACCACGGAGACGCTGTCGTGCGTGATCATAACGCGGCTCGTGAAGCGCGCGCCGTCCGCCCCGGCCGTGCGCGAGCGGCTGACTGCCGCCGCCACAGGTGCGCCCGCACTCCCCCCCGCGTCCGCGCAAACCGGCCGCGGACCGTGCATTTTCTCCTCCCCTTGGTCCTCCATTAATTCTTTCTTCAGTAATTCACTGAGCGTACGTTCGATACCTTTGAATAAGTCTATTTTTTCTACGCTCGGTGACGATGAGGCCGGCAAACTCGTTTCCTCTTGTTCCGATGACGATTGTtttttttggtgcatttgtttTGTATTCGCAGATAATTTATCGCTATGGTAAAAATCGTTATCGGATAATTCGACTGACACTTTTATGTTACAGTCGGAGTTAAAAGAATTGTCTAATGAATCGCACTCGATATTTTCGGAATTTCCACTACTTTGGGTATTTTCTGCGTTAGTTTGATAATCTAAGCTACTGGTATAGTCGTCACTGCAATTATTGAAGCTGTTGAACTTTTCACAGACCTCACTTTTGAGCATGTTTTCatcacaaaatttaataaaattcgaCGTTCTCGTGGAACTTTCACTATTTTCATCACTATTGCTGCAGTAAGCGATCACAGGATAGCGTTCAACAAAATTCACGGTCTCCAATAGAACGACGTTGTCGTTATTAATTTGGGGCACATTTTCATCGGATTCCGCTTCAATGTTCACATttggatgtctatcggctgcCATTATTTCTAAACTGTCGGATTTTTTATCGTAGGAGTCGTCGCAATCGATACCACTGCTGTCGGCGTTATCTTCCATATCCGAAGACGAATCCGCGGGGTTGACGACGAACACGCGCGAAAACTGACCCCCTCCACCCCCCGAATCGTCTGAGTCTTCATCCGACGTCGCCGGCTCCTCGGGGGCGCCGCTTCTGAGATCATAACTTCTGTGGGCGACTCCGGCCTCCGAATCGCTCGATTCGCCCGACTCGTTCGAAGACGGAAACGCCTTCTCCGCCTCAAGGTGGTCTGGCATATCGACCGACTCCGATAACACCGACGCGCAGTCCTCGGCGATCACCTTGATACCGTCCAGCGTTTCATGTTCTGCGCGTTCGATATTCTTATCGGCGCTATCGGTTGACGTGGGCGCTTGTATCTCGGACTGTATCGCCTTATCGGTGCGCTCGACGGTCATTTCGAGTCTATTCTGCGGCAGAGCGGACGCGGTGGCGGCGGCGGTGACAGCGACGGCGGCGGCCGTCGTGAGGCGGGCGAGCGCCGCCGCATCGAGCGGGGGGAAGCCAGGGTACGTGTTCCAGTGTGGGGTGGGCGGGGTCGGGGTGGGAAAGGCGAGAAGCGCCGGCCAAAGCGCGGCGGGTACTGGCACTGGCACGGGCACTGGTACTGCTACTATCCGTGGTTCAGCGCCGCAAGAGCAAGCGCGCGGGCAAGCTGGAGGCGGAAGCTTCGGGGGTGGTTGAGGCTGTGCCGCCGCGCCCGGCTCGAAGTAATCCCAGTCGCAGTCgtcgggcgcgggcggcgcggctgAGGACGAGGTGGAGGCAGAGTCCTCCGTGTCCTCGCGACACGACGAGTCGGAGCTGAGGAACACGAGGCGATAGTCCTCGGGACGCATGCGACCGGCCTCGGGATCGCTCACTTCTCCCGGCTCACTATTGACGCCCCaatctgaaaattaaaaaatatatatatattaagcaAACGTAtatcaaaatctaaaaaaactTATTGAGCATTAGCACTTAgcagaatattacatttataatattagtgtagactaCAAAGACATAATGAAACAAAATCCAACTAAAATCAGACTATATCATAGGACTAGTtccttttatatataataattgagtcaaaaataattattaattctgtaaagttactaATCGCTTAATAACTTATTCACACTCATTTTATGAAGCAAACGATCTCGGATGAGAATTTAGTATTCATAATGCATAAGGCGTTACGTTGTGAAGTACAAAACAAGGTCGATATTTTGATAAggataattttatatatgttacacAGTTACAAAGTTGACATTTACTTATTTAAgaatacatacaataattagatataattgtattatttaaatatatctaaatcttaatatataaatgtaaaaggtTTCCTCATCATCACataatctcaaaaaccgctctATGTACAAGGATCAAATTTGGCTTTTGCGAACGAAACGAACGAACAACGAAAGGAcgtattttgcgatagggccggatttatgaggtctaaaggcggaaaaagtcgcgggcgtcctctagtagtaaaatatacaaaagcgGGAAAGTCTCTCATAACAAAATCTTGAAAGCCGCTAGAGGCTAGCGTTAAGATGGATAAAGAAGAAGACTAAGGATTGCaatcaggtgttaatgatagTGACAAGATTAGAAACCAGGAAACCAACCATGTTAGCCTAAATCACGAGGATTTAGGCTAACATGGACAACCCACCACTGGATCAAAGagacagttttattttttattcttttacaagttagcccttgactacaatctcacctgatggtaagtgatgatgcaagatggaggcgggctaacttgttatgaggaggacgagaatccacactcttttcggtttctacacgacaccgtaccggaacgctaaaacgcttggcggtacgtttttgtcagtagagtggtaactaaccacagccgaaacctcccagaccagccagacctggaccaattaagaaaacctcaatcggcccgaAAGGACCGCCGTCTTttaaatcaaccgcgcataccactgcgccacggaggctgtccaAATCTCATGATTCAGGCTAACATGGACCACCCACCACTGGATCAAAGAGGTAGTTAATAGTAAATAGCATACATTAATTATGCCAGCTATGCTGTCACAATGTTGGCTGTCTCAGCTATAGTAGAAAGCACCACGGATGGGTGGCCCGCGCGCCGTGACTCGAAAGCGAGATGCAACACGAACTACTATTACATTTTTGTTTCCTAGTTTGACTTTAAACGCTAATGCAGTTTATCTAAGTTCACAAGACTTATAGTCCAAGAtccggaataaaaaatatagcctcatctgttatttagtagtaataagaaataaattatagataacaTTCAGTGACAAATTGCAAATAGGTTCCCTAGTTAAATTACagaacatttttcatacaaaatctaggaaaccaagaACTAGATTAATGGCAACATagtacagttaaattaagcataaaatgagttttcatttgacatattagactaCATAACTGATGATggtatttactcgtaaataacatTATTCAACTGTTCATATCTGGCAACACCGTTTCTGTTGGGTTTACTCTTGTAACTAGAGTACGATTTTTAATGCACCAATGAGGGAAGTggttgaaatatatttaattaaaaaaaaatcaacacaattttatattgcaatgtgtcaatgtgaattttttccaacatttattttttaaaccaaataaataacagatgagggtgttATTTCTTATGTCAGGTCTCGTACTATTTATATGTTCTACTTTTTAGGCATTCGAATTTATGATTTGTTTGGCTTCATGACTTTCTGGTTTTATGACTTGATATATGTAGAATACAATTGCAACCAATTAGAAATAGAAGTCAACTGCCGCATTGGTACAGTGGTAAGTCTTTGGTTTAGGAACATgatgtcctgggtttgagtctcaggtaaataaaatacattcagtttttctttcttttacgtAAGACGTTAGGCCCTACAATGGACTATTAAAACCAAGCTAattgtttattacattttgtttttcatttcatgaataatacatattattaactagctgacgccgcgcggtttcacccgcgtgtttcccgttcccgtaggaatatgaagataatatatagcttatagccttcctcgataaatgaagcctcactgacagaatttttcaaatcggaccagtagttcctgagattagcgcgttcaatcaaacaaacaaacaaactcttcagctttataatattagtatagatataaaatccGATTATCCGTGTGTTATACATGGATAATCGgaataatttgaattactttgtatgacaccttaaagtttttctttttagttaaaaaaaaattgttttgcagTTAGGCTCCTATaaggacttgtcaacaccttgaagttagaATACTCCGCAACATCCTATATAGTATGTACAGTGAAATACTACCTGAGCAATAGACAAGTAACATCCATGTCgaataatcaatattaattaaattcaaattgaatatttataacatggctataaatattaatttagtaactACATAGTATTTAGCTACTAGTCTTTAATATTCGTGACATGCACTTGTAGCATAAATAGTTCGATCCTTGAAAATTATCTGAATTTGTACTCAATCATGCTCAATTCCTTTGTttgtagttatatttattttttaaaagttgttaaATCATAACTTATCTACTGTAATATcaatagcagacgcccgtgtttaaatcgcgtagttcccgttcccgcaggaattaCTTGTTGATAATGTTGCTTCCCAGTGTTAAAATTATAGGTAATATAAttcaataaagttatttaattaaaaaaagggaTAGGGATGCCGTAGAGATAAAATTGTGTTGATAGaataagatataaaaaaaattaaaaaaacccccgagtacataaaatataaaaaaaaaaaaaattgttttcttcCAAATCACTAGTTATCGAATACACATCTACTATACTCAGAGGAACAATTATCCTCCCTTTTTAATACGACGCGATTATATTTAAGgtggcggataattgtgcctctgagtatatatttgtGCTCAACAAGAGTTGCTctatatctcaaaaacttggCTATACTGTGGGCGACTAGTTCAAACTATGTATGAcaatgaataaacaaaaaataaatcaaaagctCCACTTAGGGTGCAACTAAACGATATAATGAGCACGTTTTTGGACGTTGGCGCTCGCCCAAGGCCTGCGTGGGTTGTGAGAAGGCAGCGAGGCCAGGCTAAAGCGCTTATACGTGTCCTTTCTTCATAGAACCTGAACTATTGGTTTGGCAATATGATCGAGTACCAAATGTGACCCCGTTACAGTTTCGCGTTATTGATGTACGATTTATTCTATTGTGTCAAAGCACGAGCGAGTAGGTGTATGTGTatgaattgtttttaaagttttagtatAACAATTAtcaagaacaaaataaattcatgcCAACGGAGCATggagtatgatgaaaatctgaaaaattaaaaaaaatcgtaactCTACTATAAGAGAAAAAACAGGAGTAATGAACGCACTTAACTATTCTATGAGATTGAAATGGCGATGGGCGGGCCACGTAGCAAGAATGAGTGACGATAGATGGACTTCTCGGCTGACGGCATGGACAGGGCCTTTAGGTGCTAGAAAAAGAGGAAGACCTAGAAGTAGATGGGCAGACGACATTGAAAGGACGGCTGGAAAACAATGGAGAAAAAAAGACACAGATAGAGACTACTGGTCatctctggaggaggccttcaccttcaaatagaggggttcgcactatttaaagaaaaaaaactgtacaTAGCTTACTTGAGaaaaattgacatttttttagttttgtaacaaaattaaaattttattaacctagttcactatgtaaaattttctttgtgcgaaataaaaggctttatttttttatttttttattttatttataataattatttttttaaattgttcaccCAAACTAAAAAATTGCTTTGTTGGATTTCTGAAAAGTTAGGTCTGTTAGTGATTTACTCTACCACCGGTAGAAagcaaattcaaataaaaagagCTGGCAAGACTTAAATAGATTGCACCACCGCACCGGTTCTAATAGCAATTTCGACTAAAAACCGAGTAGTAGGTAATTGAtctttaaaaatgaaatgaaatgaaatgaaatgaaatgaaatgaaatgaaatttattgttaaaataagtccttttacaatggtgctgaggaccctgatttaagtttgataaacctgtatctcaggatcctcgctcttcctacttataataaaaataattttaacaatcatGAAGGATATggattaatagaaattaaaactaacatgcaaaataattgtgtgtgtgtgtatgggtGCGTGTGTCTGTGTTTTGAGTGtgtatctgtgtgtgtgtgtgtgtgtgtgtgtgcgtgtgtgtgtgtgtgtgtgtgtgtgttttattgtGATTCTAATTAGCTTTGTACCAGATAATCTCTAATAACTCAACATAcgtaaatgtgtttgttaaaggttttgtttatttttcattttttttttttttttttagatgatTAAATTTctatatatgtaattttaataattcttcggTATCATCATACGTTAAGTTATTAAGCCAGCTTGATAATTTGAGTTTTAACTCTGACAATTGTAAGTcatagatattaataattttgtttattttattataaagatagaTTGAATGGCTTTTATATTGTCTGCTAGCGAAAGTAGTACTACATGAAATGGAGTTTATCACAGCATGGTTACGTCTCCTATTTTTATGCGTGTTGTCGTATTTATTTGTGCGATGAACTCTTGCAAttgatagtaaaatatatagttgTCTTATTGTAGGAATTTTTGTAgatttgtgtaaattatgtGTTGAATATCTGTATGgtttaaaatacattactttCAGGAGTGATCTTTGTGCACGTTCTAAGTCAATGAGTTTAGTCTTGCTGGCAGCGCCCCATGCGGGTATACAGTATGTTAAGATTGACTGTCCTAGGGCaatgtatatatttcttaattgatcAGGTGGTACAACGTGACGtagctttttaaaaatccatataagGTTTCTAGTTTTATGAGTTAAACTATCGATTTGTTTGTGCCAATTTAAATGCTGGTCAATTATTACTCCCAAATATTTATACTCACATACCTTATTAATTTTAGGGCAGTTACAATTAACTTCTTTGTGAGAAGGACATGAATGGCATTTAATGTCAAGTTCATATGTAGGCTGTGTACGTTTATTAATCGAGAATGtgataaatttagttttagaaatgTTTAAAGTGAGAACGTTACTATTAAGCCATTGAACAATGTTTCGTAGCCCTTTCTCCGTGTTATGTTTCGCTTCTTCCCAAGTAtcactatgaaatattaaagctGTGTAATCTGCATAGGAGTAAAcgttacatttataattgcaattTTTAGTAATGTCATTGATATATATTAAGAACAGGGTAGGTCCAAGGACACTACCCTGCGGTACACCGTAAGTTACAGATTCATCATGGCTTACTGCATTAGCAATTTTTACACGTTGCCTCCGATTTTTCAAATAGCTTTCAAAAAGCTTAAATGGGGTGCCTCTTATCCCAATATTACTGATTTTATTCAAGAGTATGGGGACAGAAACGGTATCGAAAGCCTTGGCTAGGTCCAAAAATACACCGATGCATTTTTGGCCCCGATCGAGCCTCATTACGATTTCATTTGT includes:
- the LOC112049756 gene encoding uncharacterized protein LOC112049756 isoform X1, with product MQAARDSSRQKRSVKRRNSRKKSLSPSDLKCVRDTKSENKLNGKRSLSEGSVKVRHKKSNIQRTLTHPISCADFDDVPKNIDEVFTMKSVVPQESDESNLPPTSSDRDTEDDVRVLPKPVIQRPRWDSGSEMDSLVTIAVKKATARRRRAPANLDWGVNSEPGEVSDPEAGRMRPEDYRLVFLSSDSSCREDTEDSASTSSSAAPPAPDDCDWDYFEPGAAAQPQPPPKLPPPACPRACSCGAEPRIVAVPVPVPVPVPAALWPALLAFPTPTPPTPHWNTYPGFPPLDAAALARLTTAAAVAVTAAATASALPQNRLEMTVERTDKAIQSEIQAPTSTDSADKNIERAEHETLDGIKVIAEDCASVLSESVDMPDHLEAEKAFPSSNESGESSDSEAGVAHRSYDLRSGAPEEPATSDEDSDDSGGGGGQFSRVFVVNPADSSSDMEDNADSSGIDCDDSYDKKSDSLEIMAADRHPNVNIEAESDENVPQINNDNVVLLETVNFVERYPVIAYCSNSDENSESSTRTSNFIKFCDENMLKSEVCEKFNSFNNCSDDYTSSLDYQTNAENTQSSGNSENIECDSLDNSFNSDCNIKVSVELSDNDFYHSDKLSANTKQMHQKKQSSSEQEETSLPASSSPSVEKIDLFKGIERTLSELLKKELMEDQGEEKMHGPRPVCADAGGSAGAPVAAAVSRSRTAGADGARFTSRVMITHDSVSVVTSDTTRLMRDIVVHHTNSQSEPEPGASERQNETNERSLSDDESQPSGGVTVVSNSDTLSAVVCLEEGLADDDSWVEDVSHDDDDATSTSDSDSGDEATLPTRGDEFAYCRRSLDFTLHTIVEESCEESETEPTMKTRPISATELEKYFFYGLADGRNVRDDEDPVSETSSVCSEGGESIVDAEQPKRSGDSDELVSSRLEKYFLSGFMGFTQERRESDGSGSVGSDSEGKQSPEQRRKRLVRARGTPRSHSSSLDNLLTGDEPSQDPQEISDGSSTETEDRHESLERLDMQGETKRKKQSKKQRGSPADERRQSVEFPDETRDDARSVSEGEDGRSSPRVEFPPLGSELSESKKQTSRDSGFVGSCDDLLRSGDSSSEFNRSHEPKTELEEIIEEVRPEVDERVERPPTSRPPPSPLTRKDSFNNWSSDEETNLMMTKMRQFFKQMVNTANVKTSTVLASPNAESPPKPPKPPQLLYFESELTRLMKTVPGIRDEEVREIVEYLSSEDTWSDSYDSSDYAGSDLEGTAANRSALRKQISESCREIIDEFDRGNSEAGSLERDAAGAYQRLAATLGRAGDGSPPLFGKVMRHIGGRLVALMHEVSAGASPSTDDDSASEPGALARSRSHDILEATASRGSVASDCERFSWRGSFESALLAADSRGTLGGDRCEARRSPAGAELAAQKSHSRSCGAISGSEDRLWRGRRRASAPDAESEEEQRAGSLPRLPSITGPSPAPAGPVKSARYRAPGFRTATRAASAPGLHAPRRRRPPPPQPSAPSAPASAPSLQDEVYISEAVSPGHATLPRRSNSPLPHERDMDRDRFPINRSGLQARSESMASVYSGAGEGLRGSVTVKGEVQFSLLYNYRLGALEVGVKRCRDLAPIDVKRNRSDPYVKVYLLPDKSKAGKRKTKVKKNTLNPVFEETLSFVQPLASLSARTLWLSAWHADMFGRNDFLGEVTLSLADVVFDDPAPMWYKLHERTEQFDEQHGSRGDLIVGLKFELKDAARGSGTLHVLVKEAKNLVANKPNGLCDVFCKSYLLPERGRLAKQKTVVVRRSLNPRWEHTFVYRGLTMQELATRALELSLWDRDRLASNDFMGAVRLSLATGTYMGAPVNWMDSVGKEITLWQNMMQQPNLWVEGSLPLRPQLIN